In Euphorbia lathyris chromosome 10, ddEupLath1.1, whole genome shotgun sequence, the DNA window CatccttgctgacctaaagctgagttaaattatcaaacatttaattaagtcaacattattaagcgaaaaagttatattagttcctaacccccccttggaactaatcatattaagttacacgggaccaacagggtTTGTCACTGCTTTGTAATTATTCTGGCTGTAATTAAAGAGGTACTGTCACCtctgttttttttacttttacagTTCCTCCCCACTTTGTTGTTCCCTATATTTGGCTGAAGTTTATGGAATTGACTTTTGTCTATACAAATTGTTTTTTCCTTTCTATTTTTTCTATGATTTGGCTtggtttaaattaattaaccatTGTGTGTTTTTTGTTTAGTTAAAAACAGAATATCTGTACACCCAAACAATGAATGCTAGTTTTAGTTTGTGACAAAATGGATTTATATCAATTaattcaactaatttgaagtgttgttttaataatattagTCTGTATcaactaaaatataattaattcaaaataataatatcagTATCCGTTAGCCTTTGTAAACTAAGTTTCGTCGATCAAGTCGTCAATCTTAAAATCGATTATCCTAACATTGAAAAAGGTAATAGATAAAAAGTAATAATGAAACGATTAAAATTGAAGACCTAAAAAGAGTTGATCAAATATTATAAGCGAGATGAaacaaaaataagtaaaaaaagAAATTCTTGAAGCATTTAATATGTATTTGTGAAATGTTTGAGAAATGGGTAAATTACTCCGGATAAAATGAGTATCTACaatgattaaaaaaattgttaCATAAAACTAATGTGGCTAAATCAAACTATGTCTAGAAAGTGGGGACTTCGAAGCTGAATCAAACCATGTCTAGAAATAAACCCATCTCTCCCACCCTTGAAGGTGAAGGACGTCGTGCCCATCGACAGGCACAACAAGCTAAAAGTAGATATCGCAGTCCATCACCATCTCCACCTCCACGGGAAGAGATTTTCCTAAGATGAAAATGATGTTTACATACCACAATAGGACTATAGGAGGAGAAAATTTACTACCATTTCCTCACCATCAAAGACAAAGTAagtaaattttttgtttttttatataatactttaattttgtttgtcTGGTCCTTATCTACCAttgtttgttttgaaataatgtAGGTTATTGTCATCACCATGCAGCTATTAATTGCCTGGAAATCCGATTAAGGCAAGTATATGGATCTCAAATTCGTATACCACGGTTGTCAGTGCAACATTGCATTGACTCTAAGGATGATCCCTATTCGGTTCTTTCCTGGCTCAAAATGCATGGGGTTACCACAGAAGCAAACATTTCGTACTCTGGACTAAAAAACAATGTCAATCAATTTGTAAGAATCTTATCATTGTATTTTCATTATatgaatatatgtatatttcttgaaaaatatttttttcttttatttacttATTATAGGTTGATGGAACAGAAGTTTACAAGGTGGGTGAGTTTGAACAAAGTGAAAAGATGTACATGAATTCCAAAAACAGCTCAGGAATAATTAAGGACATAAAAGAGTATTTGCATAATCAAGGTCCAATGGTAGCTTCCATTATACTTACCAATGATTATTCATTTGATGGGGATTTCAATTATAGACATACAAACACTGCTAGTTATGAATTTGACCAACGTCATAATGTTGCGTTGCTTGGCTACGGAGTACCAGTAGGTGAATCTACATAACATTGGATTTACTTAAACAGTTATGACACCGGGTTTGGTTATGATGGACTTGGAATCGGCTTGATGGCCATGAACTGCATCCGTCAAACTCAGTGGCGGAACTAGGACCCCAGATGATccggggctcaaacatatcagtaaaaaaaaaaatcaaaacgtcaaaaaaaaaattcaaaattaaccATGTGGTTgatggtaaattttcaaagtccagtcCGTTAGGGTTGGGtaaaattttttttagcctccaacgcgttaaaactgtaaaaatgttattattttttttttagaaattatcattgaactaatagaaaattaaatatgtttactttttttttaatgataaagacataataaaaatgaatattaaatatgtttactttttttaatggtaaaaacatattaaaaatgaattcaaaagtgctatcaaaataaaaataaagagtccatttaaattaattaaggtaAGTTAACCTCAAATTAATTaaggtaacatgtttttataattattgaaaaatataattaaaataaataaaaactttttaaaagaaaatgagattGGAGGGAGTTGAACATAGGACCTCTCCAATAGAAGCAAACATCTTTAActatctcatctacctttaaatactaaaataatactacaaatagtcaatataattctctccaaaatattactaGACATCATTACTATTTTTTTGTTTCAATTCTCTAGCGGCTTGCTGGGGGCTCGAGCCCACCCAACCCCCCCTTGGTTCCGCCCCTGGTCAAACTTTTAAGATTCAAGTtccaaatataatttaaatgatAAACTTTTGTTTCATCCaatttatatttcttaattGATTTATGTAGTTTGTACCATTGGCTTATGACATTTGACAATGTACCAATTTAATGACATTTGAAAATGCTTTTTTAAAAAACATACTTTCATATGTTGTACCCAAAAGCAGTTTAGAGCAACTTTAGTGGTAGAAATTTAGGACTGATCTACattttgaattcttaatatacaGTATCCAACCATTAATTCTTGCAAATTTTAAGTATCCATATTTAGACAGTGTTGATATTTGGatactgataaaaaaaattgacctCAGTTTTCATTTTTAGATGCTGAAAGGAGGAATTGAGAAACGCGCAAATGTGTTGATCAATGATAAGTGCGTAGTATTCACTATGAGAAGTTGGCGCGTCCAACAAAACAAAGGCAGAAAACTGATACTCATTGTGGACCCAGCTAcacacaatgttaaaatgaaattcataaaatcaattttaaaatcaaataataacatGATATTGTACATAATGTTAAAATCAAACATACCattataaatatttactttAGCAATTGGTAATTTTGTGAACTCGtactttatttttttggtaaatacTCGTAATTTAGTGTAGCAACTGGTTTtcaaatggtaaaaaaaattaataaatatttattattttttagtattggtagaaaattaatatataataataataataaatattttttttggtagggataaatatttttttaagtaatactaacatttaattttatttaataacaatattataaatattaataataaaaaaataaaatattataatatgtGAGACCTATTAAATTAAGATAAGAGTATTTAACTATTAGAGACGAATTTTTAAGAAGAGTGTTTTATTATGGAGAGTGTTTTGTAATAGTATAAAATGGTGAAccattagagatgctcttaccattttttttaatgggtGGAACATTAGAATATGCccttcaaaataagtttttatgATAAAAACTCTCAATGATTTAAGTCTCATTcgatttttcttcaaaaaaagtcttttaatttctttaaaaaaaaaaaatccttaggtgttgtttgataacaCATTTAATCatctaaattaaaatattaatcacttatttaatttaagtaagTGTGATAACGGTTGTTTCTCCATCCCtgaaattagttaattaaattaaaaatcacttattttgatatgtcaaaatatttaccttaatattttaagttaaacattatcaattaatatttttataaaagctagggttaagatgcaaaaatactcctaacgttttgggccatgagcaattttacacataacgtctaaaattgtgcaattttaccccgaACATCAGAAGCCAAGTGTAAACTTTAccccctaatgttgataaattagttcaatttgagaaataattcatcaaactgtcttctcggttatgaattttgtcatctacacatcacacgtgtgtcattttatcggtaacaaatcacaaacatatatcgggatgtgaaaaaaattaaaaaagaatatactgtcttttgtatgtattagacaaaaaaattcaaaaagttcactgaatttattaatctataattttattattaaattataaaaaaacatgaaagcctttttttagaacgaattgttatttaattgatgcaaaataaggaacaaaaatatctgtattttataatagtatctgaaattgactcaatttattaaCGTAGTAAAAGTTGGTATTGACTTTcaacattaaaagtaaaattacacaattttaaatgttaaaaggtaaaattactTATGAACCAAAATGTTACTAacatttttacaccttaacttTTAAATTTAGCCCttattaattttcagttttatttaCTCAAATTCCAAAATTCATCCATCTCAAATTCAATTCTTCGTTCTTCAACCGATTGGTGTGGTGATGATCTTATAATACATTTATGAACTTTTTGAAAGAGAGTCTAGCGCTAATGCAACACTGGCAGTGAAGATGGCCAACATAAATACAAATTCTACCAATCTGATGATGTTCCTGTCAATTCCGTCTCCTTCTTCACTTGGTTGCAGTTCAAGGTGTAACCCTAGAGCTCCCCGTCGATTGTCCACTACCTGTGCTTCTTTGGTTACAGAGGTAATATCTGCTACCGCGGCAGAAGCTCAACAAGCTGCCTCCAAATTGGTCACCCGCCGCCTTGTTCTCCTCCGTCACGCTAAGAGTTCTTGGGATAACGCTTCATTGCGAGGTAAGAACTCGTTGTGTtcactcaattttttttgttgctcTATACCGTCGTCtattttattgttattgttCTGCAAATTCTCTGacattttagttaatttttacTGAATTTGCTTCTTCGTCTTCTATATTTCCGTACAGATAGAATCCTCAATCCCGTCGCGTCCCTCTCTGTTATTTTCGTTTTTCCTGCAATGTCTTACTTTGTGCGTTTCGTGTCTCCTCATAGATCACGATCGACCTCTGAGCAAAGCAGGAAGGCTCGATGCTGCCAAGGTTTCTCTAAAACTCCAACAGCTTGGTTGGATTCCTCAGCTTATTCTTTCTAGGTTTGGATGTTCTCTGTTCTTCCATATAGCGCGTTTTGAACACTATCCagttaaaaatcaaattctgCTGCTAGATGACTTGTCCATCACTGGTTGATTTTCAAATTAACTCCTTAGTTAGTGTGTGATTGATACAGTGATGCTACACGAACTCGAGAAACACTTCAAATAATGCAGGAGCAAGTGCCAGGATTTCTGGATGCAGAGGTTTATTTCCTTTCTAGCTTCTATTCTATTGCAGCAATGGATGGACAGACTGCTGAGCATCTCCAGCAAGCTATCTGCAGATATTCACGGGATGAGATCCTTACTATCATGTGAGTTGAAGTTGATTATTTTTATGCAATAACAATTACATTTCTGACTTATTTCACTAAGCATCAGTTAGTTCATATGGACCTAGCCCAAACTGCAATAGTTAAATCGTTTTGTTTCTCAATTTTCTTATTCCTTCTATGCCTGTCCAAGTTCTTATCAATTTCAAGAAAAGGACACCAaaggaatttaaaaaaaaaaaaacaaagaagaaaGTAAAAAGGCCTATTTGATAAATATGGTTTTTTGGCTTTTGGATTTTATGCCTTTAAGATCTCTGGACTCATTCATATCATTTATGTAAGGAACAAGATGAGGC includes these proteins:
- the LOC136208454 gene encoding uncharacterized protein At3g52155, chloroplastic encodes the protein MANINTNSTNLMMFLSIPSPSSLGCSSRCNPRAPRRLSTTCASLVTEVISATAAEAQQAASKLVTRRLVLLRHAKSSWDNASLRDHDRPLSKAGRLDAAKVSLKLQQLGWIPQLILSSDATRTRETLQIMQEQVPGFLDAEVYFLSSFYSIAAMDGQTAEHLQQAICRYSRDEILTIMCMGHNRGWEEAASMFTGASVELKTCNAALLEAAGKTWEEAFALAGLGGWKLEGIVKPSNSL